The following proteins are encoded in a genomic region of Sorangiineae bacterium MSr12523:
- a CDS encoding 2OG-Fe(II) oxygenase gives MNHPDFIEVYEDALDPVSCAQIIERFQGSPRITRGATGGGVDLKLKDSWDLGISGAPEWSPSVTLLHRIALKGLRLYLRKFAHAILAPLQFKMAHPTTGAPEIIHAEQLATIDEEVLTALVMKAFRPGEINLQKYQSDVGGYPYWHSELYPKKNDGGDTLHRVLFWTIYLNDSFEEGETEFLYQARKIKPKTGSLLIAPTAFTHTHRGNRPKGGDKYIATSWILFRRAEQLYAT, from the coding sequence ATGAACCACCCGGACTTCATCGAAGTGTACGAAGACGCGCTGGATCCCGTCTCGTGTGCCCAGATCATCGAGCGGTTTCAAGGTAGTCCACGTATTACTCGTGGTGCTACCGGCGGGGGTGTCGATTTGAAGCTCAAAGACAGTTGGGACTTGGGCATCTCGGGAGCGCCCGAGTGGTCGCCATCGGTGACGCTGCTTCATCGAATCGCCCTGAAGGGCCTGCGGCTCTATTTGCGTAAATTCGCCCACGCCATCCTTGCACCCTTGCAGTTCAAAATGGCCCACCCGACGACCGGCGCGCCGGAGATCATTCACGCCGAGCAACTGGCAACCATCGACGAGGAGGTGCTCACCGCCCTGGTGATGAAGGCCTTTCGCCCGGGCGAGATCAACCTGCAGAAATACCAATCCGACGTCGGCGGCTATCCCTATTGGCACTCCGAGCTCTACCCCAAAAAGAACGACGGCGGGGACACCCTCCATCGCGTCCTCTTCTGGACGATCTATTTGAACGATTCCTTCGAGGAGGGCGAAACCGAGTTTCTCTACCAGGCACGCAAGATAAAGCCCAAAACGGGCTCTCTGCTGATTGCGCCCACGGCCTTCACGCATACGCACCGCGGCAACCGGCCCAAGGGCGGCGACAAGTACATTGCAACGAGCTGGATCTTGTTTCGCCGGGCCGAGCAGCTCTATGCGACGTGA
- the ggt gene encoding gamma-glutamyltransferase, protein MILRRRFVFPLLALALAAGCGSNPAPTQAPAAAQPSSATAPAASAVASHDARDASAPSAPQVPPGWRFEKPVVVEGANGMVVTDHGTASKVGRDVLAAGGNAADAAVATAFALAVVFPSAGNIGGGGFAVTRINGQVRALDFRETAPAAASRNMYLDAKGKPNGRDTIEGAKASGVPGSVAGLWELHQQLGSKKKTWAELLAPAIELAEKGFVVDDAYLNTFGKRPDESPQDRLRKFPSTMALYFPNGSLPAKGSIVKNPELAATLKRIAAKGAAGFYEGPTADAIVAQMKAGNGIITKADLKGYKAKWRTPVEFTYRGQKIISMPPPSSGGVTLAMICHILEAYDLGKLGWQSPEELHLVFEAMRRAFAARNEKLGDPDFVKLPLDQLLSEQWATEQRATIKPDKATPSSEIQSGAASGVGPHTTHFSVVDGQGNAVALTTTPNFWYGNGVAVKGAGFILNNEMDDFAAVPGTPNGFGLVQGEANAIAPGKRMLSSMTPTLVVGADGQIKLVVGAAGGPTIITAVFNEISAVLDFGLDPGVAVSGPRFHMQHLPDVVLYEKDGLQPGALKRLEGMGYTMKEMKHIADAPGIGRSGTSWIGVAEPRREGGLAAGY, encoded by the coding sequence ATGATTCTCCGCCGCCGCTTCGTTTTTCCTCTACTCGCGCTCGCACTGGCCGCTGGGTGCGGCTCCAATCCGGCCCCGACGCAGGCACCCGCTGCCGCGCAGCCCTCTTCGGCAACCGCACCGGCGGCATCCGCCGTCGCAAGCCATGACGCACGTGACGCGTCTGCACCAAGTGCTCCGCAGGTGCCACCGGGATGGCGCTTCGAGAAACCCGTCGTCGTCGAGGGGGCGAACGGCATGGTGGTGACCGATCACGGAACGGCGTCCAAGGTCGGGCGCGATGTTCTCGCGGCAGGCGGAAACGCGGCCGATGCGGCCGTGGCCACGGCATTTGCGCTGGCCGTGGTTTTCCCGAGCGCCGGAAATATCGGGGGCGGCGGCTTTGCAGTGACCCGCATCAATGGGCAGGTACGGGCGCTCGACTTCCGTGAGACGGCACCGGCGGCGGCGTCCCGGAACATGTACCTCGACGCCAAAGGCAAGCCCAACGGGCGCGACACCATCGAAGGCGCCAAGGCGTCCGGCGTCCCCGGGAGCGTGGCTGGCCTGTGGGAACTTCATCAGCAGCTTGGCTCCAAGAAGAAGACGTGGGCCGAGCTGCTCGCCCCCGCCATCGAGCTCGCCGAGAAGGGCTTCGTCGTCGATGACGCGTACCTGAACACCTTCGGCAAACGCCCCGACGAGAGCCCGCAAGATCGCCTGCGCAAATTCCCATCGACGATGGCGCTGTATTTCCCGAATGGCTCCCTGCCCGCCAAGGGATCCATCGTCAAAAACCCGGAGCTCGCGGCCACGCTCAAGCGCATCGCCGCCAAGGGTGCGGCAGGCTTTTACGAGGGCCCGACGGCCGACGCCATCGTGGCGCAGATGAAGGCGGGCAACGGCATCATCACCAAGGCGGATCTCAAGGGCTACAAAGCGAAGTGGCGCACGCCCGTTGAATTCACCTACCGCGGGCAGAAGATCATCTCGATGCCGCCGCCGTCTTCGGGCGGTGTCACCCTGGCCATGATTTGCCACATTCTCGAGGCGTACGACCTCGGCAAGCTCGGTTGGCAATCGCCCGAGGAGCTGCACCTCGTCTTCGAGGCAATGCGCCGCGCCTTCGCCGCCCGCAACGAGAAGCTGGGCGATCCCGACTTCGTGAAGCTGCCGCTCGACCAGCTTCTCTCCGAGCAATGGGCAACCGAGCAGCGTGCGACGATCAAGCCCGACAAGGCGACGCCGTCGTCGGAGATCCAGAGCGGTGCGGCGTCGGGCGTCGGACCGCACACGACGCACTTCTCGGTCGTCGACGGCCAAGGCAATGCGGTGGCCCTCACCACGACGCCCAATTTCTGGTACGGCAACGGCGTCGCCGTCAAAGGCGCGGGCTTCATCCTGAACAACGAGATGGACGACTTTGCCGCGGTTCCCGGCACGCCCAACGGCTTCGGTCTCGTCCAGGGTGAGGCCAATGCCATCGCCCCCGGCAAGCGGATGCTCTCATCGATGACGCCGACCCTCGTGGTGGGCGCCGATGGTCAGATCAAATTGGTCGTGGGCGCCGCCGGAGGCCCCACCATCATCACGGCCGTGTTCAACGAGATCTCCGCGGTGCTCGACTTCGGGCTGGATCCGGGCGTAGCGGTGAGTGGCCCGCGCTTCCACATGCAGCACCTGCCGGACGTGGTGCTCTACGAGAAGGACGGCCTGCAACCCGGCGCGTTGAAGCGACTCGAGGGCATGGGCTACACCATGAAAGAGATGAAGCACATCGCCGATGCCCCCGGGATCGGTCGATCGGGCACGTCGTGGATCGGCGTGGCGGAACCCCGCCGCGAAGGCGGTTTGGCGGCCGGGTATTAG
- a CDS encoding S8 family serine peptidase → MKSRRPASALADPLRYSAAPPRSLALIHATNAHTSGYKGKGQKVVVIDTGVAADHPSLSGKVVDEACFCGGFFGGCCPNGQKTQTGPGASKDDQGHGSHVAGIVSGVAPEATLVGIKVLDSQGSGSTSDIVSGLDWVLDNHPDAVAVNMSLGGGTPTASDCDSSQSSYASVINDLRTKGVLTVVATGNGASSTGISAPACVKNSFSVGAVYDGNLGKKAWSNCTDNATAADQITCFSNSAANLDILAPGSVITSVGYQGGTANMSGTSQATPHVAGAAAVLRAANTALKPADIESILQTTGIPITDSRNNVTRSRIDVEAAAKEAVARATSTQ, encoded by the coding sequence GTGAAGAGCCGGCGCCCGGCGAGTGCCCTTGCGGATCCACTCAGGTATTCAGCTGCCCCCCCGAGGAGCCTGGCCCTCATTCATGCCACCAATGCACATACCTCGGGCTACAAAGGCAAAGGCCAGAAGGTGGTGGTCATCGACACCGGCGTCGCGGCGGATCATCCGTCCTTGAGCGGCAAAGTGGTCGACGAGGCTTGTTTCTGCGGAGGCTTCTTCGGCGGCTGCTGCCCCAATGGCCAGAAAACGCAAACGGGCCCCGGCGCCTCCAAAGACGATCAGGGCCACGGCAGCCACGTGGCCGGCATCGTCTCCGGCGTAGCGCCCGAGGCCACGTTGGTCGGTATCAAAGTGCTCGATTCCCAAGGATCGGGGTCCACGAGCGACATCGTTTCCGGTCTCGATTGGGTGCTCGACAACCATCCCGATGCCGTGGCCGTGAACATGAGTCTCGGTGGCGGCACCCCCACGGCGAGCGATTGCGATTCCAGCCAATCGAGCTACGCCAGCGTCATCAATGATCTGCGCACCAAGGGTGTGCTCACCGTGGTGGCCACCGGCAATGGCGCATCGTCCACCGGCATCAGCGCACCGGCCTGCGTCAAAAACTCTTTCTCCGTGGGGGCGGTGTACGACGGCAACCTCGGCAAAAAGGCGTGGTCCAACTGCACGGACAACGCGACGGCCGCCGACCAGATCACGTGCTTCTCCAACAGCGCCGCCAATTTGGATATCCTCGCCCCCGGCTCGGTCATCACCTCGGTGGGCTACCAAGGCGGCACGGCCAATATGAGTGGAACCTCGCAGGCGACACCCCATGTCGCGGGCGCGGCGGCTGTCTTGCGCGCCGCCAACACGGCGCTCAAGCCCGCCGACATCGAGAGCATTCTCCAGACGACGGGGATTCCCATCACGGATTCCCGTAACAACGTGACCCGCTCGCGCATCGATGTCGAAGCCGCTGCGAAGGAGGCTGTTGCGCGCGCAACATCTACCCAGTAG
- a CDS encoding HAD-IA family hydrolase, whose translation MTLGLPSHVRACLFDLDGVLTQTATEHAAAWKEMFDAYLQACAQRTGKPFVPFAAHDYELYVDGKSRADGVRSFLASRSIVLPEGDLDDAADRETIHGLSNRKNALLLRRIHAHGVKSYEGSVRYVRAVRAAGLRTAVVSASANCHDVLVAAGIESLFDARIDGIVALRDHLHGKPAPDTYLAGAHALGVEAGAGAVFEDALAGVEAGRAGSFGYVVGVDRVGQAEELRKRGAHVVVTDLSELLTVGGAP comes from the coding sequence ATGACCCTTGGCCTCCCTTCGCACGTGCGGGCATGCCTCTTCGATCTCGATGGCGTGCTCACGCAAACCGCGACCGAGCATGCTGCCGCCTGGAAGGAGATGTTCGATGCGTACCTCCAGGCATGTGCGCAGCGGACGGGCAAGCCTTTCGTCCCGTTCGCTGCGCATGATTACGAGCTGTACGTCGATGGGAAATCGCGCGCCGACGGCGTGCGTTCGTTTCTCGCCTCGCGCAGCATCGTGCTTCCCGAGGGCGACCTCGACGATGCGGCGGATCGAGAAACCATTCACGGCCTGTCGAATCGAAAGAACGCGCTTCTCCTCCGGCGCATCCATGCCCACGGGGTCAAGTCCTACGAGGGCTCGGTGCGCTACGTGCGGGCCGTACGAGCGGCAGGTCTTCGCACCGCGGTCGTGTCGGCCAGCGCGAATTGCCACGATGTGCTCGTGGCCGCGGGGATCGAGTCGCTCTTCGACGCGCGCATCGATGGCATCGTCGCGCTGCGCGATCACCTGCACGGCAAACCCGCCCCCGACACGTACCTCGCCGGAGCGCACGCGCTTGGCGTCGAGGCCGGGGCGGGCGCAGTGTTCGAGGATGCGCTCGCCGGTGTGGAGGCCGGGCGCGCGGGAAGCTTTGGATACGTTGTCGGCGTCGACCGCGTGGGGCAAGCCGAGGAACTGAGAAAGCGCGGTGCCCATGTCGTGGTGACCGATCTCTCCGAGCTGCTGACGGTCGGAGGTGCCCCGTGA